GCGCCGGTACCGCATGATCTGATCCACCGCCTGCTGCACCTCGTGCGGATTTGCCACGTCGCACTGCAGCGCCAGCACGTCGGCGCCGCGCCTTTCCAGGTCGAGCCTCGCCCGCTCCAGCGCCTCGGCGTCGCGCGCGAGAAGGGTGACCGCGGCGCGCTCGTCTGCAAAGAGCCGGGCCAGTTCCAGCCCGAGCCCCCGGGATCCGCCGGTGATGACTACGGACGCCCCGGCGAAGCTGACCCGGCGCAGGCGACGCGCCATCGCCGAGGTGACAACCGCCGCGGCCGTTCCCGCCAGGAGAAAGGAGAGTGCGCGGCTTTTCTTTCTTGTCGGATTCATGTACATCCTCCCGCACCGCTTCACGGTGCCGCGGCCGCTTCTATCGGCCATCACCTTAAAGTATAGGGGAGGGGGGGCGGAAGTCAATCCGGTGTGCCTGCGTAAATCCCTGTATTGTAAGGGGAAATGACGGACCCGCCGCGGATCTCTCCCGGTGTCATGGGATTGACAGAAGTTGCGGTAACCTTAGAATTTATAGTGATTGGACAGTTTTACCCGCGCCCCCGTCGGAGGGGGTGCCCCGAATCGGCAAAGGAGGCCGTTCATGATCGAAAGAAAAGAAGATCGTCCCCTCGGGGAGCTGTTCTCCGAGCTGATGAATGAAATACGCACCTTGCTGAAGCAGGAAGTGACGCTTCTGCGCACCGAGATGTCCGAGAAGGCGATCCGCTTCGGCAAAGACGCTGCCGCGCTGGGAGCAGGCGCGGTCGTTCTCCACACCGCCTTTCTGACCATCGTGGCCACCCTCGTCCTCGCGCTCGGCAACTTCGTACCGATGTGGCTTTCGGCGCTTCTGATCTCCATCCTGCTCGTTGTGGGAGGTGTCGTACTGATACAGAAGGGGCGCAAGGACCTGACCCAGATGAAGGCTGTGCCGGAAAGGTCGACGGAAACCGTTAAGGAGACGGTAAAATGGGCAAAATCACAAGTGAAAACCACCCGGTAACGCCGAGGCCGACAGTCCTCATGCAGGAGGAGATCCGGCACACCGAGGCTGAGATCACCGACAC
The DNA window shown above is from Geomonas sp. RF6 and carries:
- a CDS encoding phage holin family protein is translated as MIERKEDRPLGELFSELMNEIRTLLKQEVTLLRTEMSEKAIRFGKDAAALGAGAVVLHTAFLTIVATLVLALGNFVPMWLSALLISILLVVGGVVLIQKGRKDLTQMKAVPERSTETVKETVKWAKSQVKTTR